From Mycobacterium lacus, one genomic window encodes:
- a CDS encoding DUF3817 domain-containing protein: protein MTTPESPEAQQAAPSFPVEKIRTALLGYRVMAWTTGIWLIALCYEIVSHLVFHHEIRWIEVVHGWVYFVYVLAAFNLAVKVRWPIPKTVGVLLAGTIPLLGIVVEHFQTRDIKARFGL from the coding sequence ATGACGACACCCGAGTCACCCGAAGCGCAGCAAGCCGCGCCCTCATTTCCGGTCGAGAAGATCCGCACGGCGCTACTCGGTTACCGCGTCATGGCGTGGACGACGGGCATCTGGCTCATCGCGCTGTGCTACGAGATCGTCTCGCACCTGGTGTTCCACCACGAAATCCGGTGGATCGAGGTGGTGCACGGCTGGGTTTACTTCGTCTACGTGCTCGCCGCCTTCAACCTGGCCGTCAAGGTCCGCTGGCCGATCCCCAAGACGGTCGGCGTCCTGCTCGCGGGCACCATCCCGCTGCTGGGCATCGTCGTCGAGCACTTCCAGACCAGGGACATCAAGGCGCGCTTCGGGCTCTAG